From a single Adhaeribacter swui genomic region:
- a CDS encoding LON peptidase substrate-binding domain-containing protein encodes MTQFLPLFPLNIVVYPGEKLNLHIFEPRYKQLVHDCFDAGKPFGIPPFLKKGVSEIGTELIISAIDKTYPGGEMDIKCKGGNLFRIVNFYRAMPGKLYAGGEIEYLTDVDDEDPILKIQIKEKIQHLYEILGLATLYLNLPDNFKIYDIAHQLGLSVEQEFLLLQRRRESERQAIVLAHLIAILPVVEETERLKDRVKLNGHFKNLTPPNF; translated from the coding sequence ATGACACAATTTCTACCTTTGTTTCCTTTAAATATAGTAGTATATCCCGGCGAAAAGTTAAACCTGCACATTTTTGAACCGCGTTATAAACAACTCGTACACGATTGTTTTGATGCGGGTAAACCCTTTGGCATTCCGCCATTTCTTAAAAAAGGTGTAAGCGAGATTGGCACCGAATTAATTATTAGCGCCATTGATAAAACTTATCCGGGAGGCGAAATGGATATTAAATGTAAAGGAGGCAACTTGTTCCGGATAGTAAATTTTTATCGGGCAATGCCCGGTAAACTATACGCCGGCGGCGAAATAGAATATTTAACCGACGTAGACGATGAAGACCCGATTCTTAAAATTCAGATTAAAGAAAAGATACAGCACCTGTACGAAATTTTAGGTTTGGCAACTTTATACCTGAATTTACCGGATAATTTTAAAATTTATGACATAGCGCACCAATTGGGGTTATCTGTGGAACAAGAATTTTTGTTACTGCAACGCCGACGCGAAAGCGAACGGCAAGCTATTGTTCTGGCGCATTTAATTGCTATTCTGCCGGTTGTGGAAGAAACCGAGCGCTTAAAAGATCGGGTTAAGTTAAACGGACATTTTAAAAACTTAACTCCACCCAATTTTTAA
- a CDS encoding malectin domain-containing carbohydrate-binding protein, whose translation MKKNYTLISLIKSKLITSLVIGAAVLTELLSSNAAQAQTIAVQNPDNFPANDELVFSRIQYPWRRTNTDGTYTPYNENHDKIKLRISNKGTSSLTVSKLTLSNTAAWKVTPPKALPISIAAGSYIDVTVQFVAVSLDKRVKVVHHTLTIASNDKVTPSKVVQLHGLYQRAGEGNREPYAQEIINAFNFKSVVGFGHNDGTNDGTAVVPNSDEIISATFSRADASKPVTVLQIAAYHGCCASIESFKWYPKGSNSTTTLFTHNPLDGQSLLPRKRYSTTELAKGSFSPSGSFGFKVGTANSDRSKNFESRIGLRIWKVKNSSGVIVPNTYIIANDYLGTEATNYDYQDNLYYVTNIKPDAGLNASELAATPSSLDFGGVNNGGSKTLSVSLKNQAKSGGTSIKISSVALTGPNKGEFTIGSLSTTLAAQGSTSFKVNFKPSSQGIKNAALLVYHNGAGSPFRVPLYGIGNVSGTAINVVKRVKGAADANVTIAGKVWEADKNYRKGSIKLDSQVQPGPIAATDQDVLYQTYLSAATNLAETREEIPLAKGSYYVRLHFAENYFSADGARVFNIAIEGQTRLSNFDIHKEVGYRSALVKDFAVNVSDGYLSLKFNPTANRVALCGVEIFRAQSASSTSSSVTIEGNPMQEIQENTSLQLIVYPNPTSGDKVSVEATNLNPQEEITFTLFSQTGQTVEVKSAVADDRGTASTQLATFKPLNKGLYILQGRANSGQTQTKLIVE comes from the coding sequence ATGAAAAAGAATTATACTTTAATTTCACTAATCAAATCAAAACTAATTACCTCTCTGGTAATTGGGGCGGCGGTGCTTACGGAACTGCTAAGCAGTAATGCGGCGCAGGCACAAACCATTGCGGTTCAAAATCCCGATAACTTTCCAGCGAACGATGAGCTGGTTTTTTCCCGGATTCAGTACCCCTGGCGCCGAACCAACACAGATGGCACCTATACACCTTACAACGAAAACCACGATAAAATAAAGTTACGCATCAGCAACAAAGGAACGAGCAGCCTTACTGTTAGTAAATTAACTTTATCGAATACCGCTGCCTGGAAAGTAACACCGCCTAAAGCATTGCCTATCTCTATCGCAGCCGGTAGTTATATTGATGTAACGGTACAATTTGTTGCTGTAAGCCTCGACAAACGGGTAAAAGTAGTTCATCATACTCTTACCATCGCCTCCAACGATAAAGTAACACCGTCGAAAGTGGTGCAGCTACACGGTTTATACCAAAGAGCGGGTGAAGGTAACCGCGAACCTTATGCCCAAGAAATTATTAATGCTTTTAACTTTAAATCGGTAGTTGGTTTTGGTCACAATGATGGTACCAATGATGGAACGGCCGTGGTTCCGAATTCGGACGAAATTATATCTGCTACTTTTTCCCGGGCAGATGCAAGCAAGCCAGTAACCGTACTGCAAATAGCTGCTTATCATGGCTGCTGCGCTTCTATCGAGTCTTTTAAATGGTATCCTAAAGGATCTAATAGTACTACTACTTTGTTTACCCATAACCCTTTGGATGGCCAATCTTTGTTGCCCAGAAAAAGATATTCCACTACGGAGTTAGCCAAAGGTTCTTTTAGTCCATCGGGCTCTTTTGGGTTTAAAGTAGGAACGGCAAACTCCGACCGTTCTAAAAACTTTGAAAGCCGAATTGGGCTCCGGATTTGGAAAGTAAAAAACTCGAGCGGTGTTATTGTACCTAATACCTACATTATAGCCAACGATTATCTGGGTACCGAAGCTACCAATTACGACTACCAGGATAATTTATATTACGTAACCAATATAAAACCCGATGCCGGACTAAATGCTTCGGAGTTAGCGGCTACACCTTCTTCTTTAGATTTTGGGGGAGTAAATAATGGTGGCAGCAAAACTCTATCGGTTAGTTTAAAAAATCAGGCAAAATCTGGGGGTACCAGCATTAAAATCTCCAGTGTAGCGCTTACCGGCCCTAACAAAGGGGAATTTACTATTGGATCGTTATCTACTACGCTTGCAGCCCAAGGCAGCACCAGCTTTAAAGTTAATTTTAAACCTTCTAGCCAAGGTATTAAAAATGCGGCTTTGCTGGTGTATCACAATGGTGCTGGCTCTCCGTTCCGGGTGCCGCTTTACGGCATTGGCAACGTATCAGGCACTGCCATTAACGTGGTAAAACGCGTGAAAGGGGCGGCCGATGCCAACGTAACTATTGCGGGTAAAGTTTGGGAAGCAGATAAAAATTACCGGAAAGGCTCTATTAAATTAGATAGTCAGGTTCAGCCAGGCCCAATTGCCGCTACGGATCAGGATGTTTTATATCAAACGTATTTATCTGCCGCCACCAACTTGGCCGAAACCCGCGAAGAAATTCCGCTAGCGAAGGGCTCTTATTACGTACGCTTACATTTTGCCGAAAATTATTTTTCTGCAGATGGAGCCCGGGTATTTAACATTGCCATTGAAGGACAAACCCGGTTATCTAATTTCGATATTCATAAAGAAGTTGGTTACCGGTCGGCTTTAGTAAAAGATTTTGCCGTAAACGTGAGCGATGGCTACTTAAGTTTAAAATTTAATCCTACTGCCAATCGGGTAGCTCTATGCGGCGTAGAAATCTTTAGAGCACAATCAGCGTCGTCCACCAGTTCTTCGGTAACCATTGAAGGAAACCCGATGCAGGAAATTCAGGAAAATACTAGTCTGCAACTTATCGTATATCCAAACCCTACCAGCGGCGACAAAGTATCGGTAGAAGCTACTAACTTAAATCCGCAGGAAGAAATTACCTTTACTTTATTTAGCCAAACCGGCCAAACAGTAGAGGTTAAATCGGCTGTTGCAGATGATCGTGGTACGGCTTCTACCCAGTTAGCAACCTTTAAACCCTTAAATAAAGGTTTGTATATTTTACAAGGCAGAGCTAATTCTGGCCAAACGCAAACAAAGTTAATTGTAGAGTAG
- a CDS encoding diacylglycerol/lipid kinase family protein, which translates to MAANSRFKKLLFVINPISGDVDKSDLEDAIAQYGRSHQLEFKIYKTSGEDDFKKLKNLLSEYGPDAVFAAGGDGTVSLTARVVKNSDVPLGIIPVGSGNGLSKDLGIPQTIEEALTLITNHAIKAIDTLELNGHPCFHISDLGFNALVVARYSEAESRGPQTYAFIALQEYLDYECHEYRVETDQEVFEGAAFMITITNSNAFGSNVKINPNGVIDDGIFEICLIESFPKMAAFKIMYNLYAETPENSEFTRILSCREATIYNYTDTLAQIDGEVVELGKKITIKQLPKSLRVVVPAE; encoded by the coding sequence ATGGCGGCCAACTCGCGCTTTAAAAAGCTATTGTTTGTTATTAATCCTATTTCGGGCGATGTAGATAAAAGTGATTTAGAAGACGCTATTGCGCAATATGGCCGTAGCCACCAACTAGAATTTAAAATTTATAAAACTTCCGGCGAAGACGATTTTAAAAAATTAAAAAATTTATTATCGGAATATGGACCCGATGCTGTATTTGCGGCGGGCGGAGATGGTACCGTAAGTTTAACGGCCCGGGTAGTTAAAAATTCAGATGTACCTCTGGGAATTATTCCGGTTGGTTCAGGTAATGGTTTATCTAAGGATTTAGGTATTCCGCAAACCATAGAAGAAGCTTTAACTTTAATTACAAACCACGCCATTAAAGCTATTGATACCTTAGAGTTAAACGGCCATCCATGTTTTCATATCAGCGATTTAGGTTTTAATGCCTTAGTAGTAGCCCGGTACAGCGAGGCCGAAAGCCGCGGACCACAAACCTATGCCTTTATTGCGCTACAGGAATATTTAGATTACGAATGTCACGAATATCGTGTAGAAACCGACCAGGAAGTTTTTGAAGGAGCAGCTTTTATGATTACCATTACCAATTCGAACGCATTTGGCAGCAACGTAAAAATAAATCCTAATGGCGTAATCGACGATGGCATATTTGAAATTTGTTTGATTGAGTCCTTCCCCAAAATGGCCGCCTTTAAAATCATGTACAACTTGTACGCCGAAACGCCGGAAAATTCAGAGTTCACCCGTATTTTATCGTGCCGCGAAGCCACCATTTACAACTACACCGATACGCTGGCCCAGATTGATGGGGAAGTAGTGGAGCTAGGTAAAAAAATTACCATCAAACAACTTCCTAAAAGCTTGCGGGTAGTAGTGCCAGCCGAATAA
- the ruvC gene encoding crossover junction endodeoxyribonuclease RuvC, with protein sequence MLRNTPTLLTSKLILGVDPGTNVMGYSIIEVSGSKVKVLEYDALSFKKAPNHAVKLKRIFDNTLLLIEKYLPDEMAIEAQFYSTNVQSMLKLGRAQGVAIAAALSRDIPYVEYAPKRIKQSITGNGNASKEQVATMLGQILKLPTDTPKLFDATDALAVAMCHHYQKGINTQAGTKSWKSFITDNPGRVK encoded by the coding sequence ATGTTACGCAACACTCCTACTCTACTTACCAGCAAATTAATTCTGGGCGTTGACCCGGGTACCAATGTAATGGGGTACAGCATTATTGAGGTAAGTGGCTCTAAAGTTAAAGTTTTAGAATACGACGCCCTTTCTTTTAAAAAAGCGCCTAACCATGCGGTTAAATTAAAACGCATTTTTGATAATACGCTTTTACTGATTGAAAAATACCTGCCCGACGAAATGGCCATTGAAGCGCAATTTTACTCTACCAACGTACAAAGTATGTTAAAACTCGGTCGGGCGCAAGGTGTAGCCATTGCAGCCGCTTTATCGCGCGACATACCTTACGTTGAATATGCCCCGAAACGCATCAAACAATCGATTACGGGCAACGGTAATGCTTCTAAAGAACAAGTGGCTACCATGCTGGGTCAAATTTTAAAATTACCCACCGATACGCCTAAATTGTTTGACGCCACCGATGCCTTAGCAGTTGCCATGTGCCACCACTACCAGAAAGGCATAAACACCCAGGCAGGTACTAAATCCTGGAAAAGCTTTATCACCGATAATCCGGGTCGGGTAAAATAA
- a CDS encoding metallophosphoesterase, with the protein MHPPEYWLPALLLIVLTLGIYTWYRERKLRYKPYYKVKNNTNSTESYPQVKPKHSICLVGDTGNITDPVHDPVANLINTWLNENATNGTLIFLGDNVYPIGLPPVGHKTRAIAEKRLKAQLDLVREYTGQVFFISGNHDWNKGRSNGLEYVLRQEEYITKYLNRPHCYLPSGGCPGPVVRHLSEGVMLIFINTQWWVQKGIRPIGKTYNCSTESEADFFRQLEDLLQLYPHKQIVIAAHHPLYSNAMHGGKFTLKQHVFPLTAAHKKFYVPLPLAGSIYPVYRKLYGPEEDMSNPRYRRLRKRLLRLFHQHKNIVYASGHDHNLQYFAIKNNHYLVSGSGSKTAFVQSGGRATFVHENKGFFVLDYFEPDNIWLSALEPAPANAADKYIIAFRRKINAI; encoded by the coding sequence ATGCACCCACCTGAATATTGGCTACCAGCTTTACTACTGATTGTTTTAACATTAGGCATTTACACTTGGTACCGCGAACGTAAATTGCGCTACAAACCTTATTATAAAGTTAAAAACAATACAAACAGCACCGAATCCTATCCGCAGGTAAAACCCAAACATAGTATTTGCCTGGTAGGCGATACTGGCAATATAACCGATCCGGTGCATGATCCGGTAGCTAATTTGATAAATACCTGGCTAAACGAAAACGCTACCAACGGTACTTTAATCTTTTTAGGCGATAACGTTTACCCGATTGGTTTGCCGCCGGTGGGCCATAAAACCCGGGCTATTGCCGAAAAACGATTAAAAGCGCAGTTAGATTTAGTGCGGGAATATACCGGGCAAGTTTTTTTTATCAGTGGTAATCACGATTGGAACAAAGGCCGGAGTAATGGTTTAGAGTACGTGCTCCGCCAGGAAGAATACATCACTAAATATTTAAACCGGCCCCATTGTTATTTGCCATCCGGAGGCTGCCCGGGTCCGGTGGTGCGGCATTTATCCGAAGGGGTAATGCTAATTTTTATAAATACGCAATGGTGGGTGCAAAAAGGAATCCGGCCAATTGGTAAAACCTATAATTGCAGCACCGAATCCGAAGCTGATTTTTTCCGGCAGTTAGAAGATCTTTTGCAATTATACCCCCACAAACAAATTGTTATTGCGGCACATCATCCTTTGTACAGTAATGCCATGCACGGGGGAAAATTTACATTAAAGCAACATGTTTTTCCGTTAACGGCAGCCCATAAAAAGTTTTACGTACCCTTGCCATTAGCCGGATCTATTTACCCGGTTTACCGCAAATTGTACGGTCCGGAAGAAGATATGTCGAACCCGCGGTACCGACGGTTGCGCAAAAGGCTGCTCCGGCTATTCCATCAGCATAAAAATATTGTTTACGCCTCAGGCCACGACCATAACCTGCAGTATTTTGCCATTAAAAACAACCATTATTTAGTAAGCGGCTCGGGTTCTAAAACAGCATTCGTACAAAGCGGCGGCAGGGCTACTTTTGTTCACGAAAATAAAGGCTTTTTTGTGCTGGATTATTTCGAGCCAGATAATATTTGGTTGAGTGCCCTGGAACCGGCGCCAGCTAATGCCGCAGATAAGTACATTATTGCTTTCCGGAGAAAAATAAATGCTATATAA
- a CDS encoding DUF4202 domain-containing protein, whose protein sequence is MVMVQDQERFNAAIARFDALNSEDPHTEEYKGKMYPKELVYAMRMTEWLFKVEPQPSEPLQLAVRSQHLRRWTIPRSNYPMDLAGYNKWRNSLRKFHADLAGEVLQETGYDVNTIERVQFLILKRQLKIDEEVQLLEDVICLVFLENYFLDFAQQHNEDKVVDVIQKTWRKMTPRGQEMALNLNMPPETQRLVGKALAL, encoded by the coding sequence ATGGTAATGGTACAAGACCAGGAGCGATTTAATGCGGCTATTGCGCGGTTCGATGCTTTAAACAGCGAAGACCCGCACACCGAAGAATATAAAGGAAAAATGTATCCGAAAGAACTGGTATACGCCATGCGCATGACCGAATGGCTTTTTAAAGTAGAGCCCCAACCTTCTGAGCCATTGCAATTGGCGGTGCGTAGCCAACACCTGCGTCGCTGGACTATTCCACGCAGTAATTATCCCATGGATTTAGCCGGTTACAACAAATGGCGCAACAGCCTTCGCAAGTTTCACGCTGATTTAGCGGGGGAAGTATTGCAGGAAACAGGCTACGATGTAAACACGATTGAACGCGTACAGTTTTTAATTTTAAAAAGACAATTAAAAATAGACGAAGAGGTGCAATTGCTGGAAGATGTGATTTGCCTGGTATTTTTAGAAAACTATTTTCTAGATTTTGCCCAACAGCACAACGAAGATAAAGTAGTGGATGTTATTCAGAAAACCTGGCGTAAAATGACCCCGCGAGGCCAAGAAATGGCATTAAACCTGAACATGCCACCAGAAACGCAAAGGTTAGTTGGGAAAGCATTGGCCTTATAA